The genomic DNA GTAAATAGCCGCGCCAATTCCAAACCCGGCGCGCGCCAGTCAAGCCAAAGGTGATAGCTTGCGGTTGCCATCACCATCGCCCGCATCCGGAAGTTCAGCCAACCCGTTGCTCGAAGTGAACGCATGCAGGCATCCAGAAAGGGATAACCTGTTTGACCATTGGCCCAGGCATGCAGGTTCGCGGGATCTGGCTGCACAGGGCGTAACTCGTCGTAAAGCTTGTGCAGGTTCTTGAATTCGATCCTGGGTTCGTCTTCCAGTTTCTGGATGAAGTGGCAATGCCAATGCAGACGACCCGAAAAAGAACGCAGCGACTTGCGCCAGGCTTGCGCACCCGAACTCAAATTTTGTTGCCTCTGCACCGTCGCCTGTGCCACCTCGCGCATCGATACGGCCCCCCAAGCCAGATAGGGCGACAGGCGCGAGCAGGCGTACGCGCCTTGTAATGGCGAAGACATCGCGCGTTGATAGGTTTCTCCTCGACTGTGTAAAAAGCTGTCCAAAAGCTGTAAACCGACGCTTCGCCCACCGGGCTGTCGATCCGGGCAGGAATCTGACACAAGCTGCAGATCCTTCGAGGACGGCACACGGCCCAGATCCATTTCAAGCGCTGACAGAACCGGCGGCAGAGCTTTGGGTTGCGCCATATGGGTGTCCCAGCGTCTGGCCCACCCTTCGCGCGAGGTCATTCGGCGTTGTACACCGTGGTTTTTAACTTCACGCCATCGCACCCCGTTTTCAGTGCACCATTCAGCCACTTTCAGGTCACGGCGATAGGTCCAGTTGTTGCCGGTTTCCTCGTGCGACCAAAGCGCAGAGAGGTGCCCCGCAACATGTAGATTTGACAGGATCTGAGTGATTTCCCCGGTTCGTATAACCAGAGGCTGACCCAGCTTGCCCAAATCATCGCGCAATTGTTCGAGCGTTTCGGCGATAAAGCCCCAGTGGCGGGCAGACATATCAGGTTGCTGCCAAAGGTCCGGTTCTACGACATAAAGTGGAAGCACCTCTCCGCATTCCGCAGCGCGTGCAAGGGCGGAGTTGTCCTGCACGCGAAGGTCGCGTTTGAACCAGACGATCTGCATTGCGTTAAGCCCGTATTCCAAAACTTCCGAACATAGCGCAGACACTTAGAGCGGAAGTGAAGGTCATCCAGCCTAACAGAGAGCTGCAATCTTGGGTTGTGATCTCTGCTTAGATTGAAACGAACAACCATTGCGGGTGGCATTCGTTATCGCTTTGGAAACATTGCATTGTATCGAAGTGATACTTTTGTGTTGTAAATCAGCAATTAGTCTTACCAAACCGTTAATGAGTGAACAAATTCACATCAATCGTCTTAAAATTGCAGATACTCTTCACAAGATGGTGATGGGGAAAGCTCGAATTGCAGGTGACTGCTTTTCGGGAACCTGTCCGGTTGCCGTGTCGTTTGAATGCGTTGGTTGTGAGGTTCCAGAGTGATCAAGAAATCAAATTTGCTGGTTACTGTTTCGTTTTTAGCTCTGATTTCAAATCCTTTGCTCGCTGCGCCGACGGCGGCCTCGAAGGTTGGTGATACCGTCAAAA from Ruegeria sp. HKCCD4315 includes the following:
- a CDS encoding FAD-binding domain-containing protein; translated protein: MQIVWFKRDLRVQDNSALARAAECGEVLPLYVVEPDLWQQPDMSARHWGFIAETLEQLRDDLGKLGQPLVIRTGEITQILSNLHVAGHLSALWSHEETGNNWTYRRDLKVAEWCTENGVRWREVKNHGVQRRMTSREGWARRWDTHMAQPKALPPVLSALEMDLGRVPSSKDLQLVSDSCPDRQPGGRSVGLQLLDSFLHSRGETYQRAMSSPLQGAYACSRLSPYLAWGAVSMREVAQATVQRQQNLSSGAQAWRKSLRSFSGRLHWHCHFIQKLEDEPRIEFKNLHKLYDELRPVQPDPANLHAWANGQTGYPFLDACMRSLRATGWLNFRMRAMVMATASYHLWLDWRAPGLELARLFTDYEPGIHWNQVQMQSGTTGINAVRIYNPVKQGKDQDPSGVFTRLWVPELAAIADPYLQEPWSAPNAAAVVGTLYPERIFNHLAAAKLARERIWAVRRTPAFRIEAAAIQSKHGSRKRRSSSKARSKPSAQLSLPLDG